Proteins encoded within one genomic window of Jiangella mangrovi:
- a CDS encoding M48 family metalloprotease — protein sequence MTETTPVVLLVLALLLAGPAPALLARSRWPLRAPRAALVLWQAVALAAVLSALGAGASAGTLVVGHPAPSWWLLVLHGASLLLTVVVAARLLWSAHTLGMTLRARRRRQRHVVDLVGRSDGRAPGAVVVDVAPALAYCIPGVRPRVVVSSPTLEALDEAEVDAVLAHERAHARARHDLVLEGFGVLHNAFPRLVRSSVALDSASGLVEMLADDAARRRSGAVPLARALARLAHAPVPAGALGSGAVTPAVRIRRLAPSSMESRIPVGLIAAVAYTVAAALVVVPTVAVAAPWLAALTRAAQLP from the coding sequence GTGACGGAGACGACGCCCGTCGTGCTGCTGGTCCTGGCCCTGCTGCTGGCCGGGCCGGCGCCGGCGCTGCTGGCGCGGTCGCGGTGGCCGCTGCGGGCGCCGCGGGCGGCCCTGGTGCTCTGGCAGGCGGTCGCGCTGGCGGCGGTGCTGTCGGCGCTCGGCGCGGGCGCGTCGGCGGGGACGCTGGTGGTCGGACATCCGGCGCCGTCCTGGTGGCTGCTGGTGCTGCACGGCGCCTCGTTGCTGCTGACGGTCGTGGTGGCGGCGCGGCTGCTGTGGTCGGCGCACACGCTGGGCATGACGCTGCGGGCGCGGCGACGGCGGCAGCGGCACGTCGTCGACCTGGTCGGGCGGTCCGACGGGCGGGCACCGGGGGCGGTGGTGGTCGACGTGGCGCCGGCCCTGGCGTACTGCATCCCCGGCGTCCGGCCCAGGGTCGTGGTGTCCTCACCCACGTTGGAAGCGCTGGACGAGGCCGAGGTCGACGCCGTCCTGGCGCACGAGCGGGCGCACGCCCGGGCCCGGCACGACCTCGTGCTCGAGGGGTTCGGCGTGCTGCACAACGCGTTCCCACGGCTGGTCCGCAGCTCAGTGGCGCTCGACTCGGCGTCCGGGCTGGTCGAGATGCTCGCCGACGACGCCGCCCGACGGCGTTCCGGTGCGGTCCCGCTGGCGCGGGCGCTGGCCCGGCTCGCGCACGCCCCGGTCCCGGCCGGCGCGCTGGGCTCCGGCGCGGTGACCCCGGCCGTGCGGATCCGCAGGCTGGCGCCGTCGTCGATGGAGAGCCGGATCCCGGTGGGGCTGATCGCCGCGGTCGCCTACACGGTCGCCGCCGCGCTGGTCGTCGTCCCCACCGTCGCCGTCGCCGCCCCCTGGCTCGCGGCCCTGACGCGCGCCGCTCAGCTCCCCTGA
- a CDS encoding Na+/H+ antiporter codes for MQLLLVVVGAIAVTAVANRRGLQPSIVVVVLASLVSFIPGLPRFELDPELILSVVLPPLLYSAALDFSVYSLARNLRPILSLGIGMVVVSTLITGAVANWVVPGLGVVSALVLGAVVAPPDAVSAVAIGRKLGLPKRLMTILTGESLVNDATALTIFTLAVAAATGSHPFIDNAILLFLYSAAVGCAVGLALAAGVHWARQRLGDSGLETVLGLVVPFAAFLFTEELHASGVLAVVTAGFWLGHHDADAGFATRLQGRQVWRSLDTLLEALVFAYMGLQCRFVFADLGLTDGEWWRFALAAGAVLLVVLLVRPFWVFLTYGQRVLRRRYLPFRRRRRRPRTYQPLPRPYLLVISWSGMRGVVTLAAAAGVPATTASGAPFPGRSTIQALAFVVAVGSLLIQAPTLPLLVRRLHLNADDEQAAEAEAQRLARQITRSAAEETLRDLLTHPPPGADPVVLGSMRDRIAAAMRARNSADDADAEVELAEHAPAMRATMLTVRREILAAQRRALTAARDAGDLDDEVMRRELERLDYEEAAAAAD; via the coding sequence ATGCAGTTGCTGCTCGTGGTGGTGGGCGCGATCGCGGTGACCGCGGTCGCCAACCGGCGCGGGCTGCAGCCGTCGATCGTCGTCGTGGTGCTGGCGTCGCTGGTCTCGTTCATCCCCGGGCTGCCGCGGTTCGAGTTGGACCCGGAGCTGATCCTCAGCGTCGTGCTGCCGCCGCTGCTGTACTCCGCGGCGCTGGACTTCAGCGTCTACAGCCTGGCCCGCAACCTGCGCCCGATCCTGTCCCTCGGCATCGGCATGGTGGTCGTGTCGACGCTGATCACCGGGGCCGTGGCGAACTGGGTGGTCCCGGGCCTCGGGGTGGTATCGGCGCTGGTGCTGGGCGCGGTCGTGGCGCCGCCGGACGCCGTGAGCGCCGTCGCCATCGGGCGCAAGCTCGGGCTGCCGAAACGGCTGATGACGATCCTGACCGGCGAGAGCCTGGTCAACGACGCCACCGCGCTGACCATCTTCACCCTCGCCGTCGCCGCGGCCACGGGCAGCCACCCGTTCATCGACAACGCGATCCTGCTGTTCCTGTACTCAGCGGCGGTCGGCTGCGCGGTCGGCCTGGCGCTGGCCGCGGGCGTGCACTGGGCGCGGCAGCGGCTCGGCGACAGCGGCCTCGAGACCGTCCTCGGCCTGGTGGTGCCGTTCGCGGCGTTCCTGTTCACCGAGGAGCTGCACGCCTCGGGCGTCCTCGCGGTGGTGACGGCCGGGTTCTGGCTCGGCCACCACGACGCCGATGCCGGCTTCGCGACCCGGTTGCAGGGACGCCAGGTCTGGCGCAGCCTCGACACGTTGCTCGAGGCGCTGGTCTTCGCCTACATGGGCCTGCAGTGCCGGTTCGTCTTCGCCGACCTCGGGCTGACGGACGGCGAATGGTGGCGGTTCGCGCTGGCCGCCGGGGCGGTGCTGCTGGTGGTGCTGCTGGTCCGGCCGTTCTGGGTGTTCCTCACCTACGGCCAGCGGGTGCTGCGACGGCGGTACCTGCCGTTCCGCAGGCGACGCCGTCGACCCCGGACATACCAGCCGTTGCCGCGTCCGTACCTGCTGGTCATCTCGTGGTCGGGCATGCGTGGCGTGGTGACCCTGGCGGCGGCCGCCGGCGTCCCGGCCACGACGGCGTCCGGCGCGCCGTTCCCCGGGCGCAGCACCATCCAGGCGCTCGCGTTCGTCGTCGCCGTCGGGAGCCTGCTCATCCAGGCCCCGACGCTGCCGCTGCTGGTCCGCCGGCTGCACCTGAACGCCGACGACGAGCAGGCCGCCGAGGCTGAGGCGCAGCGGCTGGCCCGGCAGATCACCCGGTCCGCCGCCGAGGAGACACTGCGCGACCTGCTGACCCACCCGCCGCCCGGAGCGGACCCCGTCGTGCTCGGGTCCATGCGCGACCGGATCGCCGCCGCGATGCGGGCCCGGAACTCCGCCGACGACGCCGACGCGGAGGTCGAGCTGGCCGAGCACGCACCGGCCATGCGCGCGACCATGCTGACGGTCCGCCGCGAGATCCTCGCCGCCCAGCGCCGTGCGCTCACCGCGGCGCGCGACGCCGGCGACCTCGACGACGAGGTCATGCGGCGCGAGCTGGAACGCCTCGACTACGAGGAGGCGGCCGCGGCGGCGGACTGA
- the cydB gene encoding cytochrome d ubiquinol oxidase subunit II, producing MESTTLWFLLIAVLWTGYLALEGFDFGVGLLTRRFARDDTERRVLINTIGPVWDGNEVWVITAVGATFAAFPEWYSTAWSAYYLPLLLILLALIGRGLAFEYRAKGDTDSWRRRWDLVIFVGSAVPAFVWGVILAGFVQGLPLDARHDFVGGWADLVTPYTLLGGVVTLALALLHGTHYVALKTVGDIRVRARRLAGRLAVPVGVVLAAFLAWTLLRDDTPSRLAAAGALVTVAAVAAGATAIARGREGWAFVATFAAVAGTAVTLFAALFPDVLPSTLDAANGLTTANASSSDYTLTVMTWVAVPFVPAVLIYQSWVYWMFRKRIGVQHIP from the coding sequence ATGGAATCGACCACGCTCTGGTTCCTGCTCATCGCCGTCCTCTGGACCGGCTACCTGGCGCTCGAGGGCTTCGACTTCGGCGTGGGCCTGCTGACCCGCCGGTTCGCCCGCGACGACACCGAGCGCCGGGTCCTCATCAACACCATCGGACCGGTGTGGGACGGCAACGAGGTCTGGGTCATCACGGCCGTCGGCGCGACGTTCGCCGCCTTTCCCGAGTGGTACTCGACGGCATGGTCGGCGTACTACCTGCCGCTGCTGCTGATCCTGCTGGCGCTGATCGGCCGCGGCCTGGCGTTCGAGTACCGCGCCAAGGGCGACACCGACAGCTGGCGCCGTCGCTGGGACCTGGTGATCTTCGTGGGTTCGGCGGTCCCGGCGTTCGTCTGGGGCGTCATCCTGGCCGGGTTCGTGCAGGGCCTCCCGCTGGACGCGCGGCACGACTTCGTGGGCGGCTGGGCCGACCTCGTCACCCCGTACACGCTGCTGGGCGGCGTCGTGACGCTGGCGCTGGCGCTGCTGCACGGCACCCACTACGTCGCGCTCAAGACCGTCGGCGACATCCGGGTCCGGGCGCGGCGGCTGGCCGGGCGGCTCGCGGTCCCGGTCGGTGTCGTGCTGGCGGCGTTCCTCGCCTGGACGCTGCTGCGCGACGACACCCCGTCGCGGCTGGCGGCAGCCGGCGCGCTGGTGACGGTGGCGGCGGTCGCGGCCGGGGCGACGGCGATCGCGCGCGGCCGCGAGGGGTGGGCGTTCGTGGCGACCTTCGCGGCGGTCGCCGGCACCGCGGTGACGCTGTTCGCGGCGCTCTTCCCGGACGTGCTGCCGTCGACCCTCGATGCGGCGAACGGCCTGACGACGGCGAACGCGTCGTCGTCGGACTACACGCTGACCGTGATGACCTGGGTGGCGGTGCCGTTCGTCCCGGCGGTGCTGATCTACCAGAGCTGGGTCTACTGGATGTTCCGCAAGCGGATCGGGGTCCAGCACATCCCGTAG
- a CDS encoding PRC-barrel domain-containing protein, protein MTTDIPRSLVHLADSDLTVKIEDDVRGRPVVDRNGDEVGTVDDLVIDPQELKVRFLQVGSGGFLGLGEKKQLIPVDAVVKVDEQVHIAQERGHVAGAPAYDPGLVPQGEYFEELYGYYGYPPFWAAGYAYPAYPFYL, encoded by the coding sequence ATGACCACCGACATCCCGCGTTCGCTCGTTCACCTTGCCGATTCCGACCTGACCGTGAAGATCGAGGACGACGTGCGCGGCCGGCCGGTCGTGGACCGCAACGGCGACGAGGTCGGCACCGTCGACGACCTCGTCATCGACCCGCAGGAGCTGAAGGTGCGGTTCCTGCAGGTCGGCTCCGGCGGTTTCCTCGGCCTTGGCGAGAAGAAGCAGCTCATCCCGGTCGACGCCGTGGTGAAGGTCGACGAGCAGGTGCACATCGCCCAGGAGCGCGGCCACGTGGCGGGCGCACCGGCCTACGACCCGGGCCTGGTGCCGCAGGGCGAGTACTTCGAGGAGCTGTACGGCTACTACGGCTACCCGCCGTTCTGGGCGGCCGGCTACGCCTACCCCGCCTACCCGTTCTACCTGTGA
- a CDS encoding cytochrome ubiquinol oxidase subunit I has product MDVLDLARWQFGITTVVHFFFVPFTISMAFLVAIMQSVWMRTKSERWLRLTKFFGKLLLINLAVGVVTGLVQEFQFGMNWSDFSRFVGDVFGAPLAMEALLAFYLESVFVGVWIFGWGRIPPKIHLTTIWVTAFGTLLSAYFILAANSFMQNPVGYEIDEAAGCAELTDIWAVLTNKVLLVTFPHTIFAAFMVGGGVVAAVAMWHLVRGARNPDDAAPGAPSDRGAFRTALRIGAVTVLIGGIGVAITGDTQGKVMTEVQPMKMASAEALYETAQPAPFSLFTVGTLDGSEALYSIEVPQLLSFLGTGSFDGQVEGINDLQAQYEELYGPGDYSPNIPVTYWTFRMMITMGGLAGLIALWQLWATRRGRVPASPWALRAAAVLPVLPLAGNAFGWIFTEMGRQPWLVFGLMRTESGISPSTSATTVFVSLAAFTVLYAGLTWLWVYLLLRHARPGLPDVTPTGGDAEPDQPDEADADKPLSFAY; this is encoded by the coding sequence ATGGACGTGCTGGACCTCGCCCGCTGGCAGTTCGGCATCACCACGGTGGTGCACTTCTTCTTCGTCCCGTTCACCATCTCGATGGCGTTCCTCGTCGCGATCATGCAGTCGGTCTGGATGCGCACGAAGAGCGAGCGCTGGCTGCGGCTGACCAAGTTCTTCGGGAAGCTGCTGCTGATCAACTTGGCCGTCGGCGTGGTCACCGGCCTGGTGCAGGAGTTCCAGTTCGGCATGAACTGGAGCGACTTCAGCCGCTTCGTCGGCGACGTGTTCGGCGCGCCGCTGGCCATGGAGGCGCTGCTCGCGTTCTACCTCGAGTCGGTCTTCGTCGGCGTCTGGATCTTCGGGTGGGGCCGCATCCCGCCGAAGATCCACCTCACGACCATCTGGGTGACGGCGTTCGGGACGCTGCTGTCGGCGTACTTCATCCTGGCCGCGAACTCGTTCATGCAGAACCCCGTCGGCTACGAGATCGACGAGGCGGCCGGATGCGCCGAGCTCACCGACATCTGGGCCGTGCTGACGAACAAGGTGCTGCTCGTCACGTTCCCGCACACGATCTTCGCCGCGTTCATGGTCGGCGGCGGAGTGGTCGCGGCGGTGGCGATGTGGCACCTGGTGCGCGGCGCGCGCAACCCTGACGACGCCGCCCCCGGCGCACCGTCCGACCGGGGCGCCTTCCGCACCGCCCTGCGCATCGGCGCCGTCACCGTCCTCATCGGCGGCATCGGCGTCGCGATCACCGGCGACACCCAGGGCAAGGTCATGACCGAGGTGCAGCCGATGAAGATGGCGTCGGCCGAAGCGCTCTACGAGACCGCGCAGCCGGCGCCGTTCTCGCTGTTCACCGTCGGCACGCTGGACGGCAGCGAGGCGCTGTACTCGATCGAGGTCCCGCAGCTGCTCTCGTTCCTCGGCACCGGCTCGTTCGACGGCCAGGTCGAGGGCATCAACGACCTGCAGGCGCAGTACGAGGAGCTGTACGGGCCGGGGGACTACAGCCCGAACATCCCGGTGACGTACTGGACGTTCCGCATGATGATCACCATGGGCGGGCTGGCCGGGCTGATCGCGCTCTGGCAGCTCTGGGCCACCCGGCGCGGACGGGTCCCGGCGTCGCCCTGGGCGCTGCGCGCGGCCGCCGTCCTGCCCGTCCTGCCGCTGGCCGGCAACGCGTTCGGCTGGATCTTCACCGAGATGGGCCGGCAACCCTGGCTGGTGTTCGGCCTCATGCGGACCGAGTCGGGCATCAGTCCCAGCACCAGCGCCACGACGGTGTTCGTCTCGCTCGCCGCCTTCACGGTGTTGTACGCCGGCCTGACCTGGCTGTGGGTGTACCTGCTGCTCAGACACGCCCGGCCCGGCCTGCCCGACGTGACGCCCACCGGCGGCGACGCGGAGCCGGACCAGCCCGATGAGGCCGACGCCGACAAGCCGCTGAGCTTCGCGTACTGA
- the rsmI gene encoding 16S rRNA (cytidine(1402)-2'-O)-methyltransferase has protein sequence MTDGVLVLAGTPIGDVGDAPPRLAAELATADVVAAEDTRRLLRLTSSLGVTVSGRLVSYFEGNESARTPELLTALTDGARVVLVTDAGMPSVSDPGYRLVAAAVDAGVRVTAVPGPSAVLTALALSGLPVDRFCFEGFPPRRPGERARVFGALADEPRTMVFFESRHRLAETLRSMATAFGDGRAAAVCRELTKTHEEVKRGPLAELAGWAETDGPLGEITIVVGGAPPRAAATVADAVALVAERETTGVRRKEAIADVARELGLSKRDVYNAVVAAKDSAQGS, from the coding sequence ATGACCGACGGCGTGCTGGTGCTCGCCGGCACCCCGATCGGCGACGTCGGCGACGCGCCGCCGCGGCTCGCGGCCGAGCTGGCGACGGCCGACGTGGTGGCTGCCGAGGACACCCGGCGGCTGCTCCGGCTGACGTCGTCGCTGGGTGTGACGGTGTCCGGGCGGCTGGTGTCGTACTTCGAGGGCAACGAGTCCGCGCGGACGCCGGAGCTGCTGACGGCGCTGACCGACGGCGCGCGCGTGGTGCTGGTGACCGACGCCGGCATGCCGTCGGTGTCCGACCCCGGCTACCGGCTGGTGGCGGCCGCCGTCGACGCGGGCGTGCGGGTGACGGCGGTGCCGGGGCCGTCGGCGGTGCTGACGGCGCTCGCGCTCAGCGGGCTGCCGGTCGACCGGTTCTGCTTCGAGGGCTTCCCGCCGCGCCGGCCGGGGGAGCGGGCGCGGGTGTTCGGGGCGCTGGCCGACGAGCCGCGCACCATGGTCTTCTTCGAGTCGCGGCACCGGCTGGCCGAGACGCTGCGCTCCATGGCGACGGCGTTCGGTGACGGCCGCGCAGCGGCGGTCTGCCGCGAGCTGACCAAGACGCACGAGGAGGTCAAGCGCGGTCCCCTGGCCGAGCTGGCCGGCTGGGCCGAGACCGACGGGCCGCTCGGTGAGATCACCATCGTGGTCGGCGGCGCGCCGCCGAGAGCCGCGGCGACGGTGGCCGACGCCGTCGCGCTGGTGGCCGAGCGCGAGACCACCGGCGTCCGGCGCAAGGAGGCCATCGCCGACGTCGCCCGCGAGCTGGGCCTGTCCAAGCGCGACGTCTACAACGCCGTCGTCGCCGCGAAGGACTCTGCTCAGGGGAGCTGA
- a CDS encoding MerR family transcriptional regulator, whose translation MAALRPADLAQAVGVSAQQVRNYEDAGVLPPVPRSASGYRQFSERHLEALLTFRSLVPGFGVIAARSIMRTVHDGDVPGALALVDAAHADLHDQRRRLHRTAAALAALAGGVTTGSAAAPAGVASGLRVGEAARLLGVRPSALRTWEAAGLLTPSREPGTSYRTYSPDDVRDAQLVLLLRQSYYGLAQVGSVLGELRRTGSTEALQAVLAQRREQLTARSLAMLDGAGRLFAYLSSEPSEPPAPSDPAAAASRASRTASPALAQGVPAQGS comes from the coding sequence GTGGCAGCGTTGCGGCCTGCCGATCTGGCCCAGGCGGTGGGCGTCTCGGCGCAGCAGGTCCGCAACTACGAGGACGCCGGAGTGCTGCCTCCGGTGCCGCGCTCCGCGTCGGGATACCGGCAGTTCTCCGAGCGGCATCTGGAGGCGCTGCTCACCTTCCGGTCGCTGGTGCCCGGGTTCGGCGTCATCGCCGCGCGGTCGATCATGCGGACGGTCCACGACGGCGACGTCCCCGGGGCGCTGGCGCTGGTCGACGCGGCGCACGCCGACCTGCACGACCAGCGGCGCCGGCTGCACCGGACGGCCGCGGCGCTGGCGGCTCTGGCCGGCGGGGTCACGACGGGGTCCGCGGCGGCTCCGGCCGGGGTCGCGTCCGGACTGCGCGTGGGCGAGGCCGCCCGCCTGCTGGGCGTGCGGCCGTCGGCGCTGCGCACGTGGGAGGCGGCCGGGCTGCTCACCCCGTCGCGCGAGCCGGGCACGTCGTACCGCACCTACTCCCCCGACGACGTGCGCGACGCGCAGCTCGTGCTGCTGCTGCGGCAGAGCTACTACGGGCTGGCGCAGGTCGGGTCGGTGCTCGGCGAGCTGCGCCGTACCGGCAGCACCGAGGCGCTGCAGGCCGTTCTGGCGCAGCGGCGGGAGCAGTTGACGGCGCGGTCGCTGGCCATGCTCGACGGCGCCGGCCGGCTGTTCGCCTACCTGTCGTCGGAACCGTCGGAACCGCCGGCGCCGTCGGACCCCGCGGCGGCGGCTTCGCGAGCCTCGCGCACGGCCTCGCCGGCGTTGGCCCAGGGCGTGCCGGCCCAGGGGTCGTAG
- a CDS encoding BlaI/MecI/CopY family transcriptional regulator: MPGRARLGELERTVMDLLWTFETPATVRQVHEALAGSRDVAYTTVMTVLDRLARKGSAEQIRDGRAYRYRPAVSRDELTAELMHEALDTVDGSDRTAALLRFVGSASADDARALREALEAVEAVEGSS; this comes from the coding sequence GTGCCAGGACGCGCCCGACTCGGTGAACTCGAACGCACCGTCATGGACCTGTTGTGGACGTTCGAGACCCCCGCCACCGTGCGGCAGGTGCACGAGGCGCTGGCCGGGTCGCGCGACGTCGCGTACACGACGGTCATGACGGTGCTCGACCGGCTGGCCCGCAAGGGGTCGGCCGAGCAGATCCGCGACGGCCGCGCCTACCGCTACCGCCCCGCCGTCTCGCGCGACGAGCTGACGGCCGAGCTCATGCACGAGGCGCTCGACACCGTCGACGGGTCCGACCGCACGGCGGCGCTGCTGCGGTTCGTCGGGTCCGCGTCCGCCGACGACGCGCGGGCACTGCGCGAGGCGCTCGAAGCGGTCGAGGCGGTCGAGGGTTCCTCGTGA
- the uvrA gene encoding excinuclease ABC subunit UvrA, which produces MDFGEIRVTNARLHNLRNVTVAIPRNRLVVLTGLSGSGKSTLAFDLLHREGQRQYLESLGLVTMQMSKAPVDSITGLSPSISIDQYLTNRSPRSTVGTATEVFTYLRLLWARAGHRPCPACGGALLPSYQEGDDDPWDDESGEPRDSETVPCPHCGTPVADLVMGDFSFNKPAGACPTCTGLGVVMRPDVSLLIDDGVSVAEGAVLGWQPVLTDRNIPILQAAGTHYGFEFDAYVPVRELGLAQRDLLVHGVESPQFRRHVDASAQPPRTVSAGRFEGVATAVLRRYADRIEDAGYRERTERVLRQETCPDCDGTRLRPESRKVTVAGLTVVDAARLPLSELAAWIDALRDRVTAEEWRFAEPVVADLHERVRRLVDVGVDYLTLERATPSLSAGEAQRLRLAALLGSGLTGVLYVLDEPTIGLHPADSARLVDVLRRLRDLGNTVLVIEHDLDVLRAADHVIDIGPGAGRDGGRVVAAGTPDEVAATEGSVTGAYLSGRLRVPSSSTLGADGGSGGPALVVRGAREHNLKDVTLALPLGRLVAVTGPSGSGKSSLILDLVDKAGRQRFHGAGDPPGDHDGIDGWEHLDKVVTIDQQAAGRMPRSNVATLSDAFTPIREAFAATDGARSRSLTAGHFSFNVPGGRCERCTGAGVLTVSMHFLPDVQVRCPICRGRRFTRDVLHARYGGLDIAEALSLTVAEAVEVFDGVPAAASRLRLLADVGLGYLQLGQPTTTLSGGEAQRIKLAKELARRSTGRTLYLLDEPTTGLHVDDVARLLGVLRRLVDAGNTVVAIEHDLDVIAAADWVVDLGPAGGAAGGRVVAEGTPSAVASTPASRTGAFLRGRLDLNVG; this is translated from the coding sequence ATGGATTTCGGCGAGATCAGGGTCACCAACGCCCGCCTGCACAACCTCAGGAACGTCACCGTCGCCATCCCGCGCAACCGGCTGGTCGTGCTGACCGGCCTGTCCGGGTCCGGCAAGTCCACCCTCGCCTTCGACCTGCTGCACCGCGAGGGCCAGCGCCAGTACCTCGAGTCGCTCGGGCTGGTCACCATGCAGATGAGCAAGGCGCCGGTCGACTCCATCACCGGCCTGTCGCCCTCCATCAGCATCGACCAGTACCTCACGAACCGCAGCCCGCGGTCCACGGTCGGCACCGCCACCGAGGTCTTCACCTACCTGCGCCTGCTCTGGGCCCGCGCCGGCCACCGGCCCTGCCCGGCCTGCGGCGGCGCGCTGCTGCCCAGCTACCAGGAGGGCGACGACGACCCGTGGGACGACGAGTCCGGCGAGCCGCGCGACTCCGAGACCGTGCCCTGCCCGCACTGCGGCACCCCGGTCGCCGACCTGGTCATGGGCGACTTCTCCTTCAACAAGCCGGCCGGCGCGTGCCCCACCTGCACCGGTCTCGGCGTGGTCATGCGGCCCGACGTGTCGTTGCTCATCGACGACGGCGTCAGCGTGGCGGAGGGCGCGGTACTCGGCTGGCAGCCGGTGCTGACCGACCGCAACATCCCGATCCTGCAGGCCGCCGGCACGCACTACGGGTTCGAGTTCGACGCCTACGTGCCGGTCCGCGAGCTGGGCCTGGCCCAGCGCGACCTGCTGGTCCACGGCGTCGAGAGCCCGCAGTTCCGCCGCCACGTCGACGCGTCGGCGCAGCCGCCGCGGACGGTGTCCGCCGGCCGGTTCGAGGGCGTGGCGACGGCGGTGCTGCGCCGCTACGCCGACCGCATCGAGGACGCCGGCTACCGCGAGAGGACCGAGCGGGTGCTGCGCCAGGAGACCTGCCCCGACTGCGACGGCACCCGGCTGCGGCCCGAGAGCCGGAAGGTCACCGTCGCCGGGCTGACCGTCGTCGACGCCGCCCGGCTGCCGCTGAGCGAGCTGGCGGCCTGGATCGACGCGCTGCGCGACCGGGTCACCGCCGAGGAGTGGCGCTTCGCCGAGCCCGTGGTCGCCGACCTCCACGAACGGGTCCGGCGGCTGGTCGACGTCGGCGTCGACTACCTCACCCTCGAGCGCGCCACGCCCAGCCTGTCCGCAGGCGAGGCGCAGCGGCTCCGGCTGGCGGCGCTGCTCGGGTCCGGGCTGACCGGCGTGCTCTACGTCCTGGACGAGCCGACCATCGGCCTGCATCCGGCCGACAGCGCGCGGCTGGTCGACGTGCTGCGCCGGCTGCGCGACCTCGGCAACACCGTGCTGGTCATCGAGCACGACCTCGACGTGCTCCGGGCCGCCGACCACGTCATCGACATCGGTCCCGGCGCCGGGCGCGACGGCGGCCGGGTGGTCGCGGCGGGGACGCCCGACGAGGTGGCCGCGACCGAGGGCTCGGTGACCGGGGCGTACCTGTCCGGGCGGCTGCGGGTGCCGTCGTCGTCGACGCTGGGGGCCGACGGCGGCAGCGGCGGTCCCGCGCTGGTCGTCCGGGGCGCACGCGAGCACAACCTGAAGGACGTCACCCTCGCGCTGCCCCTGGGGCGGCTGGTCGCCGTCACCGGGCCATCGGGGTCGGGGAAGTCGTCGCTGATCCTCGACCTCGTCGACAAGGCCGGCCGCCAGCGCTTCCACGGCGCCGGCGACCCGCCCGGCGACCACGACGGCATCGACGGCTGGGAGCACCTGGACAAGGTCGTCACCATCGACCAACAGGCGGCCGGGCGGATGCCCCGGTCCAACGTCGCGACCCTGTCCGACGCGTTCACCCCGATCCGCGAGGCGTTCGCCGCGACCGACGGTGCGCGGTCGCGGAGCCTCACCGCCGGGCACTTCTCCTTCAACGTGCCCGGCGGGCGGTGCGAGCGGTGCACGGGCGCCGGGGTGCTGACGGTGTCGATGCACTTCCTGCCCGACGTCCAGGTGCGCTGCCCGATCTGCCGCGGCCGCCGGTTCACCCGCGACGTCCTGCACGCGCGGTACGGCGGCCTCGACATCGCCGAGGCGCTCTCGCTGACGGTTGCCGAGGCGGTCGAGGTGTTCGACGGCGTGCCCGCGGCGGCGTCGCGGCTGCGGCTGCTGGCCGACGTCGGGCTCGGGTACCTCCAGCTCGGCCAGCCCACGACCACGCTGTCCGGTGGCGAGGCGCAGCGCATCAAGCTGGCGAAGGAACTGGCCCGGCGGTCGACGGGACGCACGCTGTACCTGCTCGACGAGCCGACCACCGGCCTGCATGTCGACGACGTCGCGCGGCTGCTCGGCGTGCTGCGGCGGCTGGTCGACGCCGGGAACACCGTCGTGGCGATCGAGCACGACCTCGACGTCATCGCGGCGGCGGACTGGGTGGTGGACCTCGGGCCCGCCGGCGGTGCGGCGGGTGGGCGGGTGGTCGCCGAGGGGACGCCGTCTGCCGTCGCCTCGACGCCTGCGTCGCGGACCGGCGCGTTCCTGCGCGGCAGGCTTGACCTCAACGTTGGTTGA